Proteins found in one Fulvitalea axinellae genomic segment:
- a CDS encoding glycoside hydrolase family 97 protein, protein MFRIMISALMVMVFFTACQQVQKTTKVESPGKKTTVSFRIRDGKLLYSALKDGDTVLRESALGLRLKGGGLERVRQLSQENSATDEKWDAPWGDFSKVRNHYNEIRLHLADESNPDLKLNVVARAYDNGIAVRYEFPRQGRKRFVVEKDLMEFDFADDVSCYAPNGERDPVGPVKVASIKSLKAPVVMESPKGKFFAVHEADLNDFSFMNFVRNKKGCLAVNIEASTVEAPKALPWRVVLMENSLGDLSTSHLIQNLNPARRIADASWVRAGTCTNECRYWGAKLEDGFRYGKNMETFKRMVDFSADNGVPYLMVDSGWYGNQWDAESDPLTERQDGDAKTAARFYNGDVQEINKLRGKIDMPGLVRYARERRVGVFIYLNDKLRRSKGMGYLEKVLATYHDWGAVGIKYGFMKEKNRQKKVRLTREIVEMCAKYKLMVNFHDNPIHPTGEDRTWPNLVTREFGHAQFDAGRTFSPTGFLKTIFVNSVAGPVDFQNGFFSLESEMVAERFQVRKPLYSTAVAEAARVLVGSVGLTIISDHDNAYESKQDLFDFVKEMKGSWDETRVLTSEMGSKAVYARRRGENWYVGGLVNEKGGDLRIPLGFLKSGKKYEATVFEDGSDTDFERNQESYEVSKKVVSAEDVLDFQLSNGGGVCVSFKEM, encoded by the coding sequence ATGTTTAGGATAATGATTTCCGCATTGATGGTGATGGTGTTTTTTACCGCTTGCCAACAGGTGCAAAAGACCACAAAGGTAGAATCGCCGGGTAAAAAGACTACGGTATCGTTTCGGATTCGGGATGGCAAACTTCTCTACTCCGCACTCAAAGACGGAGATACGGTGTTGAGGGAATCTGCATTGGGTTTGAGGCTAAAAGGTGGAGGCTTGGAACGCGTCAGGCAACTTAGTCAGGAAAACTCTGCTACAGACGAAAAGTGGGATGCGCCTTGGGGCGATTTTTCAAAGGTTCGTAACCATTACAACGAGATTCGCCTTCATTTGGCTGATGAAAGCAATCCGGATTTAAAATTGAACGTGGTGGCTCGGGCTTATGACAACGGGATAGCCGTGAGGTATGAATTCCCCCGTCAAGGCCGAAAACGTTTTGTAGTGGAAAAGGATCTGATGGAGTTTGATTTTGCGGATGATGTCTCATGTTACGCTCCAAATGGCGAAAGGGACCCTGTAGGTCCGGTAAAGGTTGCTTCCATAAAATCGCTGAAAGCTCCTGTTGTGATGGAATCGCCGAAAGGAAAATTCTTCGCTGTGCATGAAGCTGATCTGAACGATTTTTCATTTATGAATTTCGTGCGGAATAAAAAAGGTTGTTTGGCCGTGAATATCGAAGCGTCGACGGTGGAAGCGCCCAAAGCTTTGCCATGGAGAGTGGTGTTGATGGAAAACAGCCTTGGAGACCTCTCGACTTCGCATTTAATCCAAAACCTGAACCCAGCTCGGCGTATAGCGGACGCCTCTTGGGTTCGTGCGGGAACCTGTACTAACGAGTGTCGCTATTGGGGTGCCAAATTGGAAGACGGTTTCCGTTACGGCAAAAACATGGAGACTTTTAAGCGGATGGTAGATTTTTCCGCTGACAACGGAGTGCCTTACCTGATGGTGGATTCGGGTTGGTACGGCAACCAATGGGACGCTGAGTCAGATCCGTTGACGGAACGCCAGGACGGCGACGCCAAAACGGCCGCCCGCTTTTACAATGGGGACGTCCAGGAAATTAATAAGCTCAGGGGAAAGATTGATATGCCGGGGCTTGTGCGATACGCAAGGGAAAGGCGTGTGGGCGTTTTCATTTATCTGAATGATAAACTGAGAAGGTCAAAGGGGATGGGGTATCTGGAAAAGGTACTGGCAACTTATCACGATTGGGGAGCTGTCGGGATCAAGTACGGATTTATGAAGGAGAAGAATCGTCAGAAGAAAGTTCGCCTGACAAGGGAGATCGTTGAAATGTGCGCCAAATATAAGCTGATGGTTAATTTTCACGATAACCCGATCCATCCGACGGGTGAGGACCGGACTTGGCCTAATTTGGTTACCCGTGAGTTTGGACACGCCCAGTTTGATGCAGGGAGGACATTCTCACCTACAGGTTTCTTGAAGACGATTTTTGTGAATTCTGTCGCTGGACCAGTGGATTTCCAAAACGGGTTCTTCTCTTTGGAAAGTGAGATGGTAGCGGAACGTTTCCAAGTTCGCAAACCATTGTATTCAACCGCCGTGGCCGAGGCCGCCCGGGTGTTGGTAGGCAGTGTGGGGCTGACGATTATCAGCGATCATGATAACGCTTATGAAAGCAAGCAAGACCTATTCGACTTTGTGAAAGAAATGAAAGGCTCTTGGGATGAAACCAGAGTGTTGACTAGCGAAATGGGATCAAAAGCCGTGTATGCCCGCCGAAGAGGTGAAAATTGGTATGTGGGAGGCTTGGTGAATGAAAAAGGAGGCGATTTGAGAATTCCTTTGGGCTTTTTGAAATCGGGAAAGAAATACGAAGCGACCGTGTTTGAAGACGGCTCGGATACGGATTTTGAGAGAAATCAGGAAAGTTATGAGGTAAGCAAAAAAGTTGTTTCAGCCGAGGATGTACTAGATTTTCAATTGTCAAACGGTGGAGGAGTCTGTGTAAGCTTTAAAGAAATGTAG
- a CDS encoding SdiA-regulated domain-containing protein: MIKASRILMSLVLAFAVSFTAWADDSPKKKELKLITAKQLSGKLGKRFDLSGLAMYKGALVAVADKDDNRFVYRLIDEGETFQVHPWIALKYKGRLDLEGIETSGSHIYLINEKTSEVLRASVDGDVKKVAVNYPSADIDVSSWGNAGLEGLAVSPDGKTLYLAKERQPRYILKVVAGTGKIVGKFNMGKGHDFTGLTMDNSGRYLYALVRSGWRVIKYDLEQRKIVDEYSFEKSAVTDRRKMYEPYEYGMAEALVVTDDRILIGFDNNGTKVSKQAKKRYGFRGNAPSVLVFERPEGF; encoded by the coding sequence ATGATTAAGGCAAGTCGGATACTGATGTCGCTAGTCTTGGCCTTTGCCGTAAGTTTTACGGCTTGGGCCGATGATTCTCCCAAGAAGAAAGAGCTGAAGCTGATCACGGCCAAGCAACTTTCGGGAAAATTGGGCAAACGTTTTGACCTAAGCGGTTTGGCGATGTATAAAGGTGCTTTGGTGGCCGTAGCCGACAAAGACGACAATAGGTTTGTCTACAGATTGATCGATGAAGGTGAGACTTTTCAGGTTCATCCTTGGATTGCCTTAAAATATAAGGGCAGGTTGGACTTGGAAGGAATAGAGACCTCCGGTTCGCATATTTACCTTATCAACGAAAAGACTTCTGAAGTGCTTCGGGCTTCCGTTGACGGAGATGTCAAGAAAGTTGCAGTTAATTATCCGTCGGCTGATATAGACGTGTCGAGTTGGGGGAATGCCGGCCTGGAAGGCCTGGCCGTTTCGCCGGACGGGAAAACGCTGTATTTGGCCAAAGAGCGCCAGCCTCGCTATATTCTGAAAGTGGTGGCTGGTACCGGAAAAATTGTCGGCAAGTTCAACATGGGGAAAGGCCATGACTTCACTGGCCTGACTATGGACAACTCTGGGCGGTATCTTTACGCTTTGGTGCGGAGTGGCTGGAGGGTGATAAAATACGATCTGGAACAACGAAAAATTGTGGACGAATATTCCTTTGAGAAATCGGCCGTAACGGATAGGCGTAAGATGTATGAGCCGTACGAATATGGCATGGCCGAAGCCCTGGTGGTAACCGATGACCGGATTCTGATCGGGTTTGACAACAACGGAACCAAGGTTTCGAAACAAGCGAAAAAACGCTACGGTTTTAGGGGGAACGCTCCCTCTGTTTTGGTGTTTGAAAGGCCGGAAGGCTTTTGA
- a CDS encoding DUF4290 domain-containing protein, with protein MREYNTSRPKLTLREYGRNIQKLVDHVTAMEDRERRTKFAYTVIQLMKQISPNGKDSPEYAQSLWDDLYIMSDFKLDVDSPFPMPSPEAIHKKPERVPYTQRHLRFKHYGKNIGLMLEKALQIEDEEERLQAVGTIGRLMKTFYLAWNKDNVDDAIILENMKEITKGKLSLNIDVVRERSLFGNTDRRDSRDNRDRDSRGNGSYGQKRRVMPNTKYRKRN; from the coding sequence ATGAGAGAATACAACACAAGCAGGCCTAAGCTCACATTGAGGGAGTATGGCCGGAATATCCAGAAATTGGTGGATCACGTGACCGCAATGGAGGACCGTGAGCGCCGAACAAAATTCGCTTATACGGTGATCCAGCTGATGAAACAAATCAGCCCGAACGGTAAGGATTCGCCGGAATACGCCCAGAGCCTTTGGGATGACCTTTACATCATGTCGGATTTCAAGCTTGATGTAGACAGTCCGTTTCCGATGCCGTCGCCGGAAGCCATTCACAAAAAGCCGGAGAGAGTTCCGTATACGCAAAGGCACCTGCGCTTTAAGCATTACGGGAAGAACATCGGCTTGATGCTCGAAAAAGCTCTCCAGATCGAAGACGAGGAAGAGCGCTTGCAAGCGGTCGGTACAATCGGCAGGTTGATGAAGACGTTTTACTTGGCTTGGAACAAGGATAACGTAGACGACGCCATCATCCTTGAGAATATGAAGGAAATCACGAAAGGGAAGCTTTCGCTGAATATCGACGTTGTGCGCGAAAGAAGCCTTTTCGGAAACACGGACAGAAGGGATAGCCGAGATAACCGTGACCGCGACTCAAGAGGAAACGGCTCTTATGGCCAAAAGAGACGCGTAATGCCTAATACGAAATACAGAAAGAGGAACTAG
- the murA gene encoding UDP-N-acetylglucosamine 1-carboxyvinyltransferase: MASFKIEGGHKLKGEIVPQGAKNEALQILCAVLLTQETVTLHKVPEIRDVLKLIDLLDAMGVTVEKVEDETYKFTASDVDVAFLETETYKKKAASLRGSIMVLGPLLARFGKARMPKPGGDKIGRRRLDTHFFGFSKLGAKLEFDAEEHFYSVDASDLRGAYIHLDEASVTGTANIIMTAVLAKGKTTIYNAACEPYIQQLCKMLNRMGANIMGVGSNLLYIEGVRELGGTTHTMLPDMIEIGSFIGMAAMTGSELTIKDARVDQLGIIPETFRRLGIKMEIQDDDIYIPAQEHYEIESFIDGSIMTVADAIWPGFTPDLLSIALVTATQAKGTVLIHQKMFESRLFFVDKLIDMGAQIILCDPHRATVIGLDRKFPLRGIKMTSPDIRAGVSLLIAAMSAEGTSVISNVEQIDRGYQRIDERLNALGAKIERLDD, translated from the coding sequence ATGGCTTCATTCAAAATTGAGGGGGGACACAAACTAAAAGGAGAGATTGTTCCCCAAGGTGCGAAAAACGAGGCGTTACAAATTCTTTGCGCTGTACTTTTAACCCAAGAAACCGTTACGTTACATAAAGTCCCTGAGATTAGGGATGTTCTCAAACTTATAGACCTGTTGGACGCCATGGGCGTGACAGTGGAAAAAGTGGAGGACGAAACGTATAAATTCACCGCTTCGGACGTTGATGTGGCGTTTTTGGAAACGGAAACCTACAAAAAGAAAGCGGCTTCTCTTCGCGGCTCCATTATGGTGTTAGGCCCGCTTTTGGCCAGATTTGGCAAAGCCCGTATGCCTAAACCGGGCGGAGACAAAATCGGGCGGAGAAGGCTGGACACTCACTTTTTCGGTTTCTCGAAATTGGGAGCCAAGCTTGAGTTTGACGCCGAAGAGCACTTTTATTCAGTTGACGCCTCAGATCTTAGGGGTGCGTATATCCATTTGGATGAAGCCTCGGTTACCGGCACAGCCAACATTATCATGACGGCCGTGTTGGCCAAAGGCAAAACCACGATCTACAACGCCGCTTGCGAGCCTTATATCCAGCAACTTTGCAAGATGCTCAATAGAATGGGAGCCAACATTATGGGTGTGGGCTCGAACTTGTTGTACATCGAGGGCGTGCGGGAATTGGGAGGCACAACGCACACGATGCTTCCGGATATGATCGAGATCGGGAGTTTTATCGGAATGGCGGCGATGACCGGTTCAGAGCTCACGATTAAGGACGCTAGGGTAGACCAACTCGGAATTATTCCGGAAACCTTCCGCCGTTTGGGAATCAAGATGGAAATCCAAGATGATGACATCTACATCCCCGCTCAGGAGCATTATGAAATCGAATCATTTATCGACGGATCTATCATGACGGTAGCCGACGCTATTTGGCCAGGCTTTACGCCGGATCTCCTGAGTATCGCTTTGGTAACGGCGACGCAAGCCAAAGGAACGGTTTTGATCCACCAGAAGATGTTCGAAAGCCGTTTGTTCTTTGTCGATAAATTGATCGACATGGGTGCGCAGATCATTTTGTGTGATCCGCACAGGGCTACAGTCATCGGTTTGGACAGGAAATTCCCGCTTAGGGGAATCAAAATGACCAGCCCTGATATCCGTGCGGGAGTTTCGTTGCTGATTGCGGCCATGAGCGCCGAAGGTACCAGCGTTATTTCCAATGTGGAGCAGATTGACCGTGGATACCAGCGTATTGATGAGCGCCTTAACGCTTTGGGAGCTAAAATTGAGCGTCTTGATGATTAA
- a CDS encoding ATP-dependent helicase, with protein sequence MNYLEGLNEPQREGVVNTEGPCMIIAGAGSGKTRVLTMRIAHLIKAHGVDPFSIMALTFTNKAASEMRERIEKEVGQEARNLWMGTFHSIFARILRFECDKLGYPKDFTIYDTDDSKQLVKQIVKEMGLDDKIYKPNVVFNRISGAKNKLVSWKEYISNPLFKADDESARKPRLGEIYKTYVQRCFKAGAMDFDDLLFNTNVLFKEHPDVLHKYQHRFRYILVDEFQDTNVSQYLITKKLAGVHGNICVVGDDAQSIYAFRGAEIENILNFEKDFPDLRTIKLEQNYRSTQHIVDAANGIIRNNTGQLPKNVWTANPQGESIELIQAASDTEEGRLVASAIFEEKMRKQWRSQDFAVLYRTNSQSRSLEEALRRMNIKYKIVGGLSFYQRKEIKDVLAYLRFAINPQDEQSFRRIINLPKRGIGPTSVDKIIMAAGTRYDGSIWEAVCRPAEYLPARAANAVLGFKDMVEAFRYDATRKDAYEVTRRVAKDTGIIKMLYEDKTVEGLTRYENVQELINAVKEFTDNPEVEDKSLTAFLQEVSLLTGVDQDKDDDPDKVTLMTVHMAKGLEFKHVFLVGMEEDLFPSQMMLGSRKDLEEERRLFYVAVTRAQSKLTLTFALSRYRFGRLTYGERSRFLDEIGPEHMNLSSRKVHTSTTKPASELSFARISAPTKKPTTLGARMAGAKPHKPSEGFAPSDPSKLAVGQKVEHQKFGFGTVEALDMDGMNKRAKVAFDKVGSKTLLLSFAKLRILD encoded by the coding sequence TTGAATTATCTAGAAGGACTCAACGAGCCCCAACGCGAGGGTGTCGTGAATACCGAAGGCCCGTGCATGATTATCGCCGGAGCGGGTTCTGGCAAAACGCGGGTGCTCACCATGCGTATCGCTCACCTGATAAAAGCCCACGGTGTGGATCCGTTCAGTATTATGGCGCTGACGTTTACCAACAAGGCGGCCTCGGAGATGCGCGAGCGTATTGAGAAGGAAGTGGGGCAAGAGGCCCGCAACCTGTGGATGGGGACTTTCCACTCGATTTTCGCCAGAATTCTCAGGTTCGAATGCGACAAGCTCGGCTACCCGAAAGATTTCACGATATACGACACCGACGATTCCAAGCAACTGGTAAAACAGATTGTGAAGGAAATGGGTCTCGATGACAAAATATACAAGCCCAACGTAGTTTTCAACCGAATCTCGGGAGCGAAAAACAAGCTGGTTTCCTGGAAGGAATATATCAGCAACCCGCTCTTCAAGGCAGATGACGAAAGTGCCAGAAAACCGCGTTTGGGAGAGATTTACAAGACATACGTCCAGCGTTGCTTCAAAGCCGGAGCGATGGATTTCGACGATTTGCTCTTCAACACCAACGTGCTGTTCAAAGAGCATCCGGACGTTTTGCACAAATACCAGCACCGTTTCCGCTATATCTTGGTGGACGAGTTTCAGGATACCAACGTTTCCCAATACCTGATCACGAAGAAACTCGCTGGCGTACACGGCAATATCTGCGTAGTGGGCGACGACGCCCAGAGTATTTACGCTTTCCGCGGTGCCGAAATCGAGAACATCCTCAACTTCGAGAAAGATTTTCCCGATTTGAGAACCATAAAGCTTGAGCAGAATTACCGTTCGACTCAACATATCGTGGACGCCGCAAACGGAATTATCCGCAACAATACGGGACAACTTCCGAAAAACGTTTGGACGGCGAACCCCCAAGGCGAATCGATCGAGCTTATCCAAGCGGCCTCCGATACAGAAGAGGGACGTTTGGTGGCTTCGGCAATCTTCGAGGAGAAAATGCGCAAACAGTGGCGCAGTCAGGATTTTGCCGTTTTGTACCGGACCAATAGCCAATCGAGATCGCTTGAAGAGGCTTTGCGTCGAATGAATATCAAATACAAAATCGTAGGCGGTCTTTCATTCTACCAAAGGAAAGAGATCAAGGACGTTTTGGCTTATTTGAGATTCGCCATCAACCCCCAAGACGAACAGTCATTCCGGAGAATCATCAACCTTCCAAAACGTGGAATCGGACCGACTTCCGTAGATAAGATTATCATGGCGGCGGGTACACGTTATGATGGAAGCATTTGGGAAGCGGTATGCCGGCCAGCCGAATATCTGCCGGCCCGCGCGGCAAACGCCGTTTTGGGTTTCAAGGATATGGTGGAAGCTTTCCGCTACGACGCTACCCGCAAAGACGCATACGAAGTCACCCGGAGAGTGGCCAAAGACACGGGTATTATCAAGATGCTTTATGAAGACAAGACGGTAGAGGGCCTGACCCGTTATGAGAACGTCCAGGAATTGATCAACGCCGTTAAGGAATTCACCGACAATCCGGAAGTGGAGGACAAGAGCCTTACGGCTTTCCTTCAGGAAGTGTCGTTGTTGACGGGCGTAGACCAAGACAAGGACGACGATCCGGACAAAGTGACGCTGATGACCGTCCATATGGCCAAAGGTTTGGAGTTCAAACACGTCTTTTTGGTCGGGATGGAAGAGGATCTTTTTCCTTCGCAGATGATGCTCGGAAGCCGGAAAGATCTGGAAGAGGAACGTCGCCTGTTTTATGTGGCCGTCACCCGCGCCCAGTCGAAATTGACATTGACATTCGCTCTGAGTCGTTACAGGTTCGGTCGCCTTACCTACGGCGAACGTAGCCGTTTCCTCGACGAAATCGGGCCGGAACATATGAATCTTTCGAGCAGGAAAGTCCATACTTCCACCACTAAGCCGGCGTCGGAACTGTCGTTTGCCAGAATTTCGGCCCCGACGAAAAAGCCGACAACTTTGGGAGCCCGTATGGCGGGAGCAAAGCCGCATAAGCCGTCGGAAGGATTCGCTCCTAGCGATCCGTCGAAATTGGCCGTAGGCCAAAAAGTGGAGCACCAGAAGTTCGGATTCGGAACGGTGGAGGCCTTGGATATGGACGGAATGAACAAGAGGGCGAAGGTGGCGTTTGACAAAGTCGGGTCGAAGACCTTGCTGTTGAGCTTCGCCAAGCTTAGGATTTTGGACTGA
- a CDS encoding aminotransferase class I/II-fold pyridoxal phosphate-dependent enzyme has product MDIFEKLDARNTPLGQYSDVNEGYYMFPKLEGEIGPRMQFQGREVLNWSLNSYLGLANHPEIRKADAQAAADWGLAYPMGARIMSGNTKYHEQLEQELAEFTKREDAMLLNFGYQGVQSIIQALVDRKDVIVYDAESHACIIDGVYLHAGKRLVYKHNDVESLEKQLKRATKIAAETGGGILVITEGVFGMSGNVGPLKEVVALKEKYDFRVVIDDAHGFGVMGETGAGTDEYLGVQDQTDIYISTFAKSMASIGAFVSGPKKIIKYLRYSTRSQIFAKSLPMPLVIGNLKRLEMLKNSPQKQKLWEVVDALQNGLRERGFNLGSTKSPVTPVFLKAGLSEGDEGLSKEEQTRISMTEAGNLVHDLRERFNIFCSVVVFPIIPRGHILLRLIPTAAHTMEDVQETIDAFSEIAEKLKNKEYRQDGIAELMIEQEVGRH; this is encoded by the coding sequence GTGGATATTTTTGAGAAGCTAGACGCTAGAAATACCCCATTGGGACAATACTCTGACGTGAATGAGGGATATTATATGTTCCCTAAGCTCGAAGGAGAGATAGGGCCAAGGATGCAGTTCCAAGGCCGCGAGGTGTTGAACTGGAGCTTGAACAGCTACTTGGGCTTGGCTAACCATCCCGAAATCCGTAAGGCTGACGCGCAAGCGGCCGCTGATTGGGGATTGGCTTATCCGATGGGTGCTCGTATTATGTCGGGTAACACGAAATACCACGAGCAGCTTGAGCAAGAATTGGCCGAGTTCACTAAGCGTGAGGACGCGATGTTGCTGAACTTCGGATACCAAGGCGTACAGTCTATCATCCAAGCGCTCGTTGACCGTAAGGACGTAATCGTGTATGACGCTGAGTCGCACGCTTGTATCATCGACGGTGTATACTTGCACGCCGGAAAGCGTTTGGTGTACAAGCACAACGACGTTGAGAGCCTTGAGAAGCAACTTAAGCGCGCTACGAAAATCGCCGCTGAGACCGGTGGAGGTATCCTCGTAATCACCGAAGGCGTATTCGGAATGTCGGGTAACGTAGGGCCTTTGAAAGAGGTTGTTGCCTTGAAAGAGAAGTACGATTTCCGTGTGGTTATCGACGACGCTCACGGATTCGGCGTAATGGGCGAAACTGGTGCGGGTACAGATGAATACCTCGGCGTACAGGACCAAACTGATATTTATATCTCTACGTTTGCCAAATCAATGGCAAGCATCGGAGCTTTTGTTTCTGGTCCTAAGAAAATCATCAAATACCTGCGTTACAGCACTCGTTCGCAGATCTTCGCCAAGTCGTTGCCAATGCCGTTGGTAATCGGTAACCTGAAGCGTCTGGAAATGCTGAAAAACAGCCCGCAAAAGCAAAAGCTTTGGGAAGTTGTTGATGCCCTTCAAAACGGACTTCGTGAGCGTGGGTTCAACTTGGGTTCTACTAAGTCTCCTGTAACTCCTGTATTCTTGAAGGCAGGTTTGAGTGAAGGCGACGAAGGCTTGAGCAAAGAAGAGCAAACAAGAATCTCGATGACCGAGGCCGGAAACTTGGTTCACGATCTTCGCGAGCGTTTCAACATCTTCTGCTCGGTAGTGGTATTCCCGATTATCCCTCGCGGACACATCCTGTTGCGTTTGATCCCGACCGCCGCCCACACTATGGAAGACGTTCAGGAGACAATCGACGCATTCTCGGAAATCGCTGAGAAGTTGAAGAACAAGGAGTACCGTCAGGACGGTATCGCCGAGTTGATGATCGAACAAGAGGTAGGTCGTCACTAA